Proteins encoded in a region of the Leopardus geoffroyi isolate Oge1 chromosome E2, O.geoffroyi_Oge1_pat1.0, whole genome shotgun sequence genome:
- the PDP2 gene encoding pyruvate dehydrogenase [acetyl-transferring]-phosphatase 2, mitochondrial encodes MSSTLPFWILNSARNSIATLQGGRRLYSRCASNRNKSRWRLFSQGPGTLKHSAPCSGFALQKAYRHTSTEEDDFHLQLSPEQVNEVLRAGESAHKILDLVSGAPNSVLRFESNQLAANSPVEDRRGVASCLQTSGLMFGIFDGHGGHACAQAVSERLFYYVAVSLMSQQTLERMEGAMESMKPLMPILQWLKHPGDSIYKDVTSVHLDHLRVYWQELLDLHMEMGLNIKEALMYSFQRLDSDISLEVQAPLEDEMTRNLSLQVAFSGATACMAHVDGVHLHVANAGDCRAILGVQEDNGMWSCLPLTRDHNAWNQAELSRLKREHPESEDRTVIVDNRLLGVLMPCRAFGDVQLKWSKELQRSVLERGFDTEALNIYQFTPPHYHTPPYLTAEPEVTYHRLRPQDKFLVLASDGLWDVLDNEDVVRLVVEHLAEASRHKPELAQRPANLGLMQSLLQQRRAQGLRAADQNAATRLIRHAIGSNEYGEMEPERLTAMLTLPEDLARMYRDDITVTVVYFNSDSIDAYYKGG; translated from the coding sequence ATGTCAAGTACTTTGCCCTTCTGGATCTTAAATTCTGCAAGGAACAGCATTGCCACGTTACAAGGGGGCAGACGTTTGTATTCAAGGTGTGcctcaaatagaaataaatcaaGATGGAGACTCTTTTCCCAGGGACCAGGCACCCTGAAGCACAGTGCCCCGTGCAGTGGCTTTGCCCTGCAGAAAGCCTACAGACACACATCAACAGAGGAAGACGATTTCCACTTGCAACTCAGCCCTGAGCAGGTAAATGAAGTGCTGCGAGCCGGTGAGTCGGCTCACAAGATCCTTGACCTCGTCAGTGGAGCCCCAAATTCAGTGTTACGGTTTGAGAGCAACCAACTGGCTGCCAATTCCCCAGTGGAGGACCGGCGAGGTGTGGCTTCCTGCCTGCAGACCAGCGGGCTGATGTTTGGCATCTTTGATGGACATGGTGGCCATGCGTGTGCTCAAGCAGTGAGCGAGAGGCTCTTCTACTATGTGGCGGTGTCGCTGatgtcccagcagaccctggagcgGATGGAGGGAGCCATGGAAAGCATGAAGCCCCTGATGCCCATCCTGCAATGGCTCAAGCACCCAGGGGACAGTATCTACAAGGATGTCACGTCAGTGCACCTTGATCACCTCCGTGTCTACTGGCAGGAACTGCTTGACCTGCACATGGAAATGGGACTCAACATTAAGGAAGCATTAATGTATTCCTTCCAGAGACTGGATTCTGACATCTCGCTGGAAGTCCAGGCCCCCCTGGAAGATGAGATGACGAGGAACCTTTCACTCCAGGTGGCCTTCTCTGGGGCTACAGCTTGCATGGCCCATGTTGATGGAGTTCACTTGCATGTGGCAAACGCTGGTGACTGTCGGGCCATCCTTGGGGTCCAGGAGGACAATGGCATGTGGTCttgtctgcccctcacccgtgACCACAATGCCTGGAACCAAGCTGAGCTGTCACGGCTAAAGAGGGAGCACCCTGAATCAGAGGACAGGACAGTCATTGTGGACAACAGGCTGCTGGGCGTGCTCATGCCCTGCAGGGCCTTCGGGGATGTCCAGCTGAAGTGGAGTAAAGAGCTGCAGCGCAGTGTCCTGGAGAGGGGCTTTGACACCGAGGCCCTCAACATTTACCAGTTCACCCCCCCACACTACCACACTCCACCCTACCTGACTGCTGAGCCTGAGGTCACCTACCACCGGCTGAGGCCCCAGGATAAGTTCCTTGTGTTGGCCTCAGATGGCCTGTGGGACGTGCTGGACAATGAGGATGTGGTGAGGCTGGTGGTGGAGCACCTGGCAGAAGCAAGTCGGCACAAGCCGGAGCTGGCCCAGAGACCCGCCAACCTAGGACTcatgcagagcctgctgcagCAGAGGAGAGCCCAGGGGCTACGCGCGGCCGACCAAAATGCAGCCACGCGTCTGATCAGACACGCCATAGGGAGCAATGAGTATGGGGAGATGGAGCCGGAGCGGCTAACAGCGATGCTGACTTTGCCAGAGGACTTGGCGAGGATGTACAGGGATGACATCACTGTCACCGTGGTGTATTTTAACTCAGACTCAATTGACGCATATTACAAAGGGGGTTAA